A portion of the candidate division KSB1 bacterium genome contains these proteins:
- a CDS encoding TonB-dependent receptor has protein sequence MINYHWHLVMIFVWLICIAAWAGAIPQETLMEIRPDSIQHDSSAIVVDSVTTFHQPPYNSADFILPQRTKTIWQISRAVMNEIFHEDLGDILIYFPGNYLDDRGTPGQRLLFTRHGASAMQTQVLFNGVPLYHPIFGGMDLNLIPPAMIDEIAMDAKLPESWRSTGSEAIFMAPIQYHEDLSYSRVGYHKAPYGYSDVDVIFASKASRKMTLILGGIIKSYEGKTDIFRFEQQNFRGRVMRQLSRRWSMDFFWNSNKLKRNLPNPNFATGSEDYPLTSANEKISRADYGLKIGGHLFGVSEQNFGANLFYSSDRQQLSDKKSTLKWIDLGQYAGVRLDLQRQIGSHQARVGAEVISEWTEADQVEDQRRTSGTLFVHDDWRFSHILDLNLFSNFRYHSEYGGRLLGGLGLCFLPSSRGRFNILARQSMRYPVFFETSAKTNFIGNPGLQPELFQTIELGTEWQMPTSFTFKGGIYYKHADHIIELSPLDSLRATFLNQRSAHSWGIDLQSQWSPFPKWQWSGIVTYSDRVQYNGTPKIWLITQVQYTDSLFQGDLKPNFRLELRYFGPRSNQVMHPFLYRIERGKLDPVLVLNAQALLNFGNLKIFFLLENILDRKYQLTYGYDMNRRTLHYGLRWEFWD, from the coding sequence ATGATTAACTACCATTGGCATCTGGTAATGATATTCGTCTGGCTGATATGTATCGCGGCATGGGCAGGGGCTATTCCACAGGAGACCCTAATGGAGATCCGTCCCGATTCCATTCAGCACGATAGCTCTGCCATTGTTGTGGATTCTGTTACCACTTTTCATCAGCCTCCCTACAATAGTGCCGATTTCATATTACCGCAGCGGACTAAGACGATATGGCAAATATCACGAGCTGTAATGAATGAAATTTTTCATGAGGATTTGGGTGATATTTTGATTTATTTTCCAGGGAATTATCTGGATGATCGCGGTACCCCCGGGCAGCGGTTGCTTTTCACGCGCCACGGAGCCAGTGCAATGCAAACTCAGGTTCTATTTAATGGCGTTCCCTTATATCATCCCATATTTGGTGGAATGGATCTGAATCTGATCCCCCCAGCGATGATCGATGAGATTGCCATGGATGCCAAATTGCCTGAAAGTTGGCGCAGTACCGGTTCTGAAGCGATTTTCATGGCGCCAATTCAATATCATGAGGACCTCAGCTATTCTCGAGTTGGCTATCATAAAGCGCCATACGGTTATAGCGATGTCGATGTGATCTTCGCCAGCAAAGCCAGCCGAAAAATGACCTTAATTCTGGGCGGGATCATCAAATCTTATGAGGGAAAGACAGATATTTTTCGATTTGAGCAACAAAATTTTCGGGGCAGAGTTATGCGTCAGCTTTCGCGCCGGTGGAGCATGGATTTTTTTTGGAACAGTAACAAGCTGAAGCGGAATTTGCCCAATCCCAACTTTGCAACAGGTTCAGAGGACTATCCCCTTACTTCAGCAAATGAAAAAATCTCGCGAGCCGATTATGGGTTGAAAATCGGCGGACATCTATTTGGCGTTTCAGAACAAAATTTCGGTGCGAACCTATTTTATAGCAGCGATCGTCAGCAACTTTCCGATAAAAAGTCCACCCTGAAATGGATCGACCTAGGTCAATATGCAGGTGTCCGTCTGGATTTGCAGCGCCAGATCGGGTCGCATCAAGCGCGCGTTGGTGCAGAAGTGATCTCTGAATGGACAGAGGCCGACCAGGTGGAAGACCAACGACGCACGTCTGGTACGTTATTCGTTCACGATGACTGGCGATTCTCTCATATTCTTGATTTGAATTTGTTCAGCAATTTCCGATATCATAGCGAATATGGCGGACGGTTGCTCGGCGGATTGGGGCTCTGTTTTTTACCATCAAGCCGCGGTCGATTTAACATTCTCGCCCGGCAATCGATGCGTTATCCGGTATTTTTCGAAACCTCGGCAAAAACCAACTTCATAGGAAATCCCGGGTTGCAACCTGAATTATTCCAAACGATCGAACTGGGAACTGAGTGGCAAATGCCAACTTCGTTCACTTTCAAAGGTGGCATATATTACAAACACGCGGATCATATCATTGAGCTTTCGCCACTGGATTCACTGCGCGCCACTTTTTTGAATCAGAGAAGTGCTCACTCCTGGGGTATAGATCTCCAATCCCAGTGGTCACCTTTTCCGAAATGGCAGTGGTCTGGCATCGTTACCTATTCAGATAGGGTTCAATATAATGGGACGCCAAAAATCTGGTTGATCACCCAGGTGCAGTATACTGATAGTCTTTTTCAGGGCGACTTAAAGCCCAACTTTCGGCTTGAGCTACGCTACTTTGGACCGCGTTCTAACCAAGTTATGCATCCATTTCTGTATCGCATCGAACGCGGCAAACTGGATCCTGTTCTGGTGCTCAATGCTCAGGCGCTTTTGAATTTCGGCAATTTAAAAATATTTTTTCTGTTAGAAAACATCCTGGATCGGAAATATCAGTTGACCTATGGTTATGATATGAATCGTCGGACGTTGCATTATGGTCTGCGCTGGGAGTTTTGGGATTGA
- a CDS encoding DUF1848 domain-containing protein, protein MKQQEKIVISASRRIDMVGTGPDHLAKILDQKCPPDQVHTLVIWTKDASNLFGHKPLFDAVRKYQQLFVHYTVTGMGGSILEPRVPLPHQALQWLPRLIELTGDPRRIRFRFDPIVNLRLANGAVYSNIDWFEKFAPLVQQLGITDVSISWMATYRKVVARLRRVGIVPVEMTLEFWQEQYQRVREVADRYHLVLHGCCVPGMPRSRCIDGELLMALHPNREPCSLRKAKGQRSDCGCTESFDIGWYFHCYHGCRYCYANPEPISLTNAETELKEF, encoded by the coding sequence ATGAAACAGCAGGAAAAAATCGTCATATCCGCCAGTCGACGGATCGATATGGTGGGCACAGGGCCTGATCATCTGGCCAAGATTTTGGATCAGAAATGTCCCCCTGACCAAGTTCACACCTTGGTGATCTGGACCAAGGATGCGAGCAATCTATTTGGTCATAAGCCATTGTTTGATGCGGTTCGAAAATATCAGCAATTGTTCGTTCATTATACCGTGACAGGAATGGGAGGCTCGATTCTTGAGCCACGAGTGCCATTGCCTCATCAGGCGCTACAATGGCTGCCACGGCTGATTGAGCTAACCGGCGATCCGCGACGCATCCGATTTCGGTTCGATCCGATCGTCAATCTTCGATTGGCAAACGGGGCGGTTTATAGCAACATCGACTGGTTTGAGAAATTTGCGCCACTGGTCCAACAGTTGGGTATTACCGATGTCTCGATCAGTTGGATGGCAACCTATCGCAAGGTTGTGGCGCGGCTGAGGCGGGTGGGAATTGTACCAGTGGAAATGACTCTAGAATTCTGGCAGGAGCAATATCAAAGAGTGAGAGAGGTCGCCGATCGATATCATCTGGTACTTCATGGCTGCTGCGTGCCAGGGATGCCGCGCTCCCGATGCATCGACGGGGAACTTTTGATGGCCCTCCATCCCAATCGTGAACCTTGTTCATTACGAAAAGCTAAGGGTCAACGCAGCGATTGCGGTTGTACTGAAAGCTTCGATATCGGATGGTATTTCCATTGTTATCACGGATGCCGCTACTGCTATGCCAATCCCGAACCCATTTCACTGACCAACGCCGAGACAGAATTAAAGGAATTCTGA
- a CDS encoding polyprenyl synthetase family protein, protein MAAISDFQIRMEYYRALINERLSAVGRKSDPASFYEPVRYVLEAGGKRIRPILVILACQASGGRVESCLDAAVAVEILHNFTLVHDDIMDRDDLRRNRMTVHKRWDEATAILAGDGLVALAYHYLFKTEHGDLKTIADIFTKGLIEVCEGQALDKEFEGRFDIGLDQYLLMIEKKTARLLMIASEIGAIIGGANQRQRAALVEFSRQLGNAFQIQDDLLDMETTSGKTYGSDIKRKKRTLLLVHAFEHAEPSIRKQLWQIMHKPEISDEDVQQVRALLDVSGTLRFASEQVELRIQQARQELAELAPSDSRDDLALLLQWIMERKA, encoded by the coding sequence ATGGCAGCGATAAGCGATTTCCAAATACGGATGGAATATTATCGTGCCCTCATCAACGAGCGACTTTCCGCAGTGGGGCGAAAAAGCGATCCTGCTTCGTTTTATGAGCCCGTTCGATATGTACTGGAGGCTGGGGGCAAACGAATTCGACCGATATTGGTGATCCTGGCCTGTCAGGCGAGTGGCGGCAGAGTGGAATCGTGTCTGGATGCAGCGGTGGCCGTGGAGATCCTACACAATTTTACTCTGGTCCATGATGATATTATGGACAGGGATGATTTACGTCGCAACCGCATGACGGTTCATAAAAGATGGGATGAGGCCACTGCGATCCTTGCCGGGGATGGATTGGTAGCCTTGGCGTATCATTATCTATTCAAAACTGAGCATGGAGATCTCAAGACCATTGCTGATATTTTCACAAAGGGTCTTATTGAAGTATGTGAGGGACAAGCGCTGGACAAAGAATTTGAGGGTCGGTTCGATATCGGTCTCGATCAATATTTGCTGATGATTGAGAAAAAAACCGCTCGATTATTAATGATCGCATCTGAAATCGGTGCGATCATCGGTGGGGCGAACCAAAGACAACGGGCGGCATTAGTAGAATTCTCGCGCCAATTGGGGAATGCCTTTCAAATTCAGGATGATCTGCTGGACATGGAAACCACATCAGGCAAGACGTATGGCAGCGATATCAAAAGGAAAAAGCGAACATTATTATTGGTGCATGCTTTCGAGCATGCTGAGCCCAGCATCCGAAAGCAGCTCTGGCAGATCATGCACAAACCAGAGATCAGTGATGAGGATGTGCAGCAGGTTCGAGCACTATTGGATGTCAGCGGCACGCTTCGCTTTGCCAGCGAACAAGTGGAGCTTCGGATTCAGCAGGCTCGACAGGAATTAGCTGAGCTGGCCCCGTCAGATTCGCGGGATGATCTCGCATTGCTTTTGCAGTGGATTATGGAGAGGAAAGCATGA
- a CDS encoding HPr family phosphocarrier protein, translating into MLVRKVTILNSLGLHARPSAQFVKVASKFKSDVYLSKNDREVNGKSIMGVMTLAAEMGSTLTIRVDGEDEELAMEALVNLVNAKFYEE; encoded by the coding sequence GTGCTAGTTCGAAAGGTGACAATTTTAAATTCGTTGGGACTTCATGCGAGACCCTCGGCTCAATTTGTCAAGGTGGCCTCGAAATTTAAGTCGGATGTATATCTATCAAAGAACGATCGGGAGGTCAATGGGAAAAGCATCATGGGTGTAATGACACTGGCCGCAGAGATGGGAAGCACCCTCACCATTCGAGTCGATGGGGAAGATGAGGAGCTTGCTATGGAAGCCCTGGTAAACCTGGTGAATGCAAAATTCTACGAAGAGTAG
- a CDS encoding geranylgeranylglycerol-phosphate geranylgeranyltransferase has product MAKNRFKYFLLLTRPLNVVIGMFSIFMGAFITGTVQPLLKVLYASLSGGIIAGAANAINDYYDIAIDKINKPHRPLAAGIIAPKEGLIFSMVLFIAGVAIGALINPAAFALSLFASVLLFFYSYRLKRTVLWGNLTVSLITALAFIYGGLAVNRIRLALIPALFSFFYHLGREIIKDVEDVAGDRADQIVTLPIRHGEKPALILATAIYCFLILLTLIPYIIQVFGPYYLAMVVLVVDGIIIYVLVAMWKNPVPSNLSRLSLILKLNMFAGLIAIYLGKF; this is encoded by the coding sequence TTGGCAAAGAACCGATTCAAATATTTTCTGTTGCTCACTCGGCCGCTGAATGTAGTCATCGGCATGTTCTCAATTTTTATGGGGGCGTTCATCACTGGGACAGTTCAACCGTTGCTCAAGGTCCTTTATGCCAGCCTCTCTGGGGGCATCATCGCGGGAGCGGCCAATGCGATCAACGATTATTATGATATCGCTATCGACAAAATTAACAAGCCTCATCGCCCCCTGGCCGCTGGAATTATCGCACCAAAAGAAGGTCTTATCTTCTCGATGGTGCTGTTTATCGCTGGCGTCGCGATCGGCGCATTGATCAACCCAGCAGCATTCGCTCTCAGCTTGTTCGCCTCGGTACTGCTGTTTTTTTATAGCTATCGCCTGAAACGGACTGTATTATGGGGCAATCTCACAGTTAGCCTGATCACTGCTCTGGCTTTTATCTACGGCGGTCTGGCTGTTAATCGCATCCGTCTGGCGCTGATCCCTGCCCTTTTTTCGTTTTTTTATCATTTAGGTCGAGAAATCATCAAAGATGTCGAGGACGTCGCTGGCGATCGTGCCGATCAGATTGTAACGCTCCCGATTCGGCATGGTGAGAAGCCAGCCCTGATTCTCGCTACAGCAATTTATTGTTTCCTCATCCTGCTCACGCTCATCCCTTATATCATCCAGGTGTTCGGACCGTATTATTTGGCCATGGTCGTCCTCGTCGTTGATGGGATCATTATCTATGTGCTCGTTGCCATGTGGAAAAATCCTGTCCCGTCCAATTTATCCCGATTGAGCCTGATTTTGAAACTAAATATGTTCGCTGGTCTGATTGCCATCTATCTTGGCAAATTTTAG
- a CDS encoding proline dehydrogenase family protein, producing MIWFNNLIAKILPYFPKPFVGIFARQYIAGETLEDAVREVKNLNAQGICATIDLLGEEKKVKEDALKAVEVYLQVLNVIAQEKLDANISVKPTHMGLKLDKEFCYQNIKRLVEAAKQINNFVRIDMEDSSCTDDTIDIYLRLKQEYDNVGTVFQSYLRRLVGDLNRVIPHKANLRLCKGAYYWEKREVVYKDGEIVNDSFRYALEKLLSNGCYVGIATHDERLVWEGIKLVDKLHLKRDDYEFQMLLGVDPQLRRIIVDAGHRLRVYVPFGKEWFAYSIRRLRENPKMVNYILKNTVFRIFGKRQ from the coding sequence ATGATCTGGTTCAATAATCTCATTGCCAAAATTCTGCCCTATTTTCCGAAACCCTTTGTGGGAATTTTTGCCCGTCAATATATTGCTGGAGAAACGCTGGAAGATGCGGTGCGTGAAGTGAAAAATTTGAACGCTCAGGGCATTTGTGCAACAATTGATCTGTTAGGTGAAGAGAAAAAGGTAAAAGAGGATGCATTGAAAGCTGTCGAGGTGTACTTACAGGTGTTAAATGTGATCGCCCAGGAGAAATTGGATGCGAATATTTCTGTGAAACCCACCCATATGGGATTAAAATTGGACAAAGAATTTTGTTATCAAAACATCAAAAGACTGGTCGAAGCAGCCAAACAGATCAACAATTTTGTTCGAATTGATATGGAAGATTCATCATGTACCGATGATACCATTGATATTTACCTGCGCTTAAAGCAGGAGTATGATAATGTGGGTACCGTTTTCCAATCCTATTTGCGTCGCCTTGTGGGCGATCTTAATCGCGTCATTCCACATAAGGCGAATTTGCGACTGTGTAAAGGTGCCTATTATTGGGAGAAGCGGGAGGTAGTGTACAAAGACGGAGAGATTGTCAACGACTCGTTTCGCTATGCGCTGGAAAAATTGCTTTCGAATGGCTGCTATGTTGGAATTGCCACTCACGACGAAAGATTGGTCTGGGAGGGGATCAAATTGGTTGATAAGTTGCATCTGAAACGCGATGATTATGAGTTCCAGATGCTTTTAGGCGTTGATCCACAACTGCGACGCATCATTGTGGATGCCGGCCATCGGCTTCGGGTTTATGTGCCATTCGGCAAGGAATGGTTTGCCTACTCGATCAGAAGACTACGCGAAAATCCGAAGATGGTGAATTATATACTCAAAAATACAGTATTCCGAATTTTTGGAAAGCGACAGTAG
- a CDS encoding PTS sugar transporter subunit IIC: protein MELFPTLLLVSFIGGIVAMDTAAAWQIMISQPVVACPLLGWLLGDVELGLTIGILLELPWLINIPMGGVHGAEGNLGAVVATSLSIYLKAAGINTENIVIIISILYSLLISRIGMVMVDYMRQANLGLLHRADIAAQQGELSRITWLNMMGVFYSFLMGAGLVGIGYWIGVLAVKPVAAFIHQQFDPAFGLAKWGLLGLGIGAVATLFASKATRWYVLIPLFVGIVAWVVTSII, encoded by the coding sequence ATGGAGCTATTCCCGACACTATTATTAGTCAGCTTCATTGGGGGAATAGTGGCAATGGATACGGCTGCTGCTTGGCAGATCATGATCTCCCAACCAGTGGTCGCCTGTCCTTTGCTGGGATGGTTGCTTGGCGACGTAGAACTCGGGCTTACCATCGGAATTTTATTAGAGCTTCCGTGGCTGATCAATATTCCCATGGGAGGGGTTCATGGCGCCGAGGGAAACTTGGGGGCTGTCGTGGCGACCAGCCTGAGCATTTATTTGAAAGCAGCCGGTATCAATACCGAAAATATCGTGATCATCATTTCGATCCTTTACAGTCTGCTGATCAGTCGGATTGGCATGGTGATGGTCGATTATATGCGCCAGGCGAATTTGGGGTTGTTGCATCGGGCTGATATCGCCGCTCAACAAGGTGAGCTCAGTCGGATTACCTGGTTGAACATGATGGGAGTTTTTTATTCTTTTTTAATGGGGGCAGGATTGGTGGGGATCGGTTATTGGATTGGAGTTTTGGCTGTTAAGCCAGTGGCCGCCTTTATTCACCAACAGTTCGATCCAGCCTTTGGATTGGCAAAATGGGGCTTGCTAGGTCTTGGGATTGGCGCTGTGGCGACATTGTTTGCTAGCAAAGCAACGCGATGGTATGTATTGATCCCCCTTTTCGTTGGCATCGTCGCATGGGTTGTCACATCGATCATATAG
- a CDS encoding thioredoxin family protein: protein MKILRRVSVGLVTSFMLLSAGLAQDFMNMKFLTVSSKISPEKVSPGMTVNLSISVTIAPGFHINSHQPTEPYLIPTVVKFEPMDHASFSAIHYSDPKLLKFSFSEEPLSVYEGTIDFLASLTLSDQFPIGTSTIKGSVSYQACNDNNCFAPTSEPFEIPIEVVPGSVERESKPFSQIATPKEPNQTERIETAVIEQPTASIAQPSVPTTSRASAPVAFTSDELKAKQVIEKGLPYALLAFFIFGLALNLTPCVYPVIPLTVGYFGGQSGKGRGSSFVMALFYVIGIALIFAALGLISGLAGKQWGFLFQNPWFVVAVTVIILAMAASMFGAFEITVPAWLSSSLGKSREGTIGALIMGLTVGVVIAPCAAGIIIGLVGLVAKLGIVAKGTLLFFVMGLGLGVPYLILATFSSLLSKLPQSGMWMVWIRKLFGVLLIGVALYFFLPQARHVYDQLGFFFGLLAIFGGLLLGFLDHAPGYTRAFKIARAIFGLAMIVFGIFLTNRAIHAKPSELNWVHYTDQSLAELQTEGKPIFIDFYADWCAPCKEMDRTTFRDERVIEISKQLTMVKVDCTAPDENIKRFMQQFSVTGMPTLVFITADGQEQMDMREIGYLGPDRFIEKIDRLLQKR, encoded by the coding sequence ATGAAAATCTTGCGTCGTGTATCAGTAGGCTTGGTTACATCCTTCATGCTTCTGTCCGCTGGATTAGCACAAGACTTTATGAACATGAAATTCTTGACCGTCTCATCAAAAATTTCGCCTGAGAAGGTCTCTCCAGGCATGACAGTCAATTTGAGTATTTCGGTGACGATCGCACCAGGGTTTCATATCAATTCCCATCAACCCACCGAGCCCTATTTGATCCCGACAGTGGTAAAGTTCGAGCCGATGGATCATGCTTCTTTCAGTGCAATCCATTATTCTGATCCGAAATTGCTCAAATTTTCATTTTCGGAGGAGCCACTCTCGGTTTACGAGGGAACTATAGATTTTTTAGCCTCACTAACGCTGTCAGATCAGTTTCCGATCGGAACAAGCACGATTAAAGGATCGGTGAGTTATCAAGCGTGCAATGACAATAATTGTTTTGCGCCAACGTCAGAGCCCTTTGAAATCCCTATTGAAGTGGTGCCTGGCAGCGTGGAGAGGGAGAGCAAACCTTTCAGTCAAATTGCTACTCCTAAAGAGCCGAACCAGACCGAACGAATTGAAACTGCTGTGATCGAGCAACCGACAGCCTCAATTGCGCAGCCATCTGTGCCCACTACCAGTAGAGCAAGTGCCCCTGTGGCGTTTACCTCGGATGAATTGAAAGCCAAGCAGGTTATCGAAAAAGGATTGCCTTACGCGTTATTGGCATTTTTCATCTTTGGCCTGGCCTTGAACCTTACTCCTTGTGTCTATCCTGTGATCCCACTGACAGTGGGCTATTTCGGGGGGCAAAGCGGCAAGGGCCGAGGTTCAAGTTTCGTGATGGCATTGTTCTACGTGATCGGAATTGCCCTGATCTTCGCCGCTTTGGGGTTGATCTCTGGCCTCGCAGGTAAGCAGTGGGGATTTTTATTCCAAAATCCGTGGTTTGTGGTTGCTGTCACCGTCATCATTCTCGCCATGGCAGCCAGCATGTTCGGTGCGTTTGAAATAACCGTCCCCGCGTGGTTATCCAGTTCGCTCGGAAAATCTCGTGAGGGAACAATTGGTGCATTGATCATGGGCTTAACTGTTGGGGTGGTCATTGCTCCCTGCGCTGCGGGTATTATTATCGGTTTGGTCGGTCTGGTGGCCAAATTGGGCATCGTTGCGAAGGGCACGTTATTGTTCTTCGTCATGGGGCTGGGGCTCGGAGTGCCATATTTGATATTAGCGACTTTTTCCAGTTTGTTGAGCAAACTCCCCCAATCTGGCATGTGGATGGTTTGGATTCGAAAGTTGTTCGGAGTGTTGCTCATCGGCGTTGCCCTTTATTTCTTCTTGCCGCAAGCTCGACATGTTTACGATCAACTGGGCTTCTTCTTTGGGTTATTGGCCATATTTGGCGGGTTGCTCTTGGGATTTTTGGATCATGCACCAGGTTATACTCGTGCGTTCAAGATCGCTCGAGCTATCTTTGGACTGGCAATGATCGTATTCGGCATTTTCTTGACCAATCGTGCTATTCACGCCAAGCCCTCAGAACTGAATTGGGTCCATTACACAGACCAATCTTTGGCCGAACTTCAAACCGAAGGCAAACCAATTTTTATTGATTTCTACGCTGATTGGTGTGCTCCCTGCAAAGAAATGGATCGAACCACTTTCAGAGATGAACGTGTGATCGAAATTTCTAAACAATTAACAATGGTGAAAGTTGATTGCACTGCCCCGGATGAAAATATCAAACGTTTCATGCAGCAGTTCAGCGTGACGGGGATGCCGACCTTGGTCTTTATCACAGCAGACGGACAAGAACAAATGGATATGCGAGAAATCGGGTATCTCGGGCCAGATAGATTCATTGAAAAAATTGATCGGCTGTTGCAAAAACGATAG
- a CDS encoding PTS system mannose/fructose/sorbose family transporter subunit IID: protein MGLIRKTDLIRVLLRSFYVQGSWNPERLLALGFCFCMIPIARRLMNSKAGLTEFLQRHLDFFNSHPYMVTYALGAVANIEEQAILKRWDDKRPITVLKNRIIGPLGAIGDILFWQLIRPALGLLTISLLWIFGIGAVAFYLLAYNFAHFTVQFKGLFDSYVKGFDVVRILSMRGLQKYLTPLKNMFAGLMGAEFVVLMRKIQLETNSWRAVAIFAIAALVSFLVVRRQRITIDLLVIIVICGSIIIGLVI, encoded by the coding sequence ATGGGTCTAATAAGAAAAACAGATCTAATTAGAGTGCTGTTGCGATCCTTTTATGTTCAGGGTAGCTGGAATCCGGAGCGATTGCTGGCGCTAGGATTTTGTTTTTGTATGATTCCCATAGCCAGAAGGCTGATGAACAGCAAAGCTGGGCTAACTGAATTTTTGCAGCGGCATCTTGATTTTTTTAACTCGCATCCCTATATGGTCACTTATGCGCTTGGTGCTGTGGCTAATATCGAGGAACAGGCGATCCTCAAACGTTGGGATGACAAACGGCCAATAACCGTCCTGAAAAATAGGATTATTGGTCCATTGGGCGCTATCGGTGATATATTGTTCTGGCAGCTCATTCGACCAGCGCTGGGATTGCTCACAATCAGTCTGTTGTGGATTTTTGGTATCGGGGCAGTCGCGTTCTATTTATTGGCTTATAATTTTGCTCACTTCACAGTGCAATTCAAAGGTTTGTTCGATAGCTATGTTAAAGGTTTCGATGTCGTCCGCATTTTGTCGATGCGGGGCTTGCAAAAATATCTGACCCCGCTCAAAAATATGTTCGCTGGGCTGATGGGTGCTGAATTCGTGGTGCTGATGAGGAAGATCCAGTTGGAGACCAATTCATGGCGCGCGGTTGCCATATTTGCGATAGCAGCGCTCGTTTCGTTTCTGGTGGTTCGGAGACAGAGAATCACGATCGATTTGCTGGTGATCATCGTAATCTGTGGTTCAATAATCATAGGATTGGTTATTTAG